Proteins encoded by one window of Mesorhizobium sp. INR15:
- a CDS encoding HugZ family protein has protein sequence MTEQKKDVIRETDAEAIRLARTLLRGARFGALAVIEPQTGSPLASRVGVATDVDGTPLILVSMLSAHTGAILADPRCSLLLGEPGKGDPLAHPRLTLVCRARRLARGSSEHAQAERRYLNHNPKAALYAGLGDFSIFRLEPERGSLNGGFGKAYLLDSADLLTAGPIVAEIAASEQSALDHMNADHLDAIAVYAEYFAKAAKGSWTVAGFDADGMDLLSGDDVCRVFFPQPLQAARELRHVLVDMVKRGRATDQT, from the coding sequence TTGACCGAGCAAAAGAAGGACGTGATCCGCGAGACCGATGCCGAGGCGATCAGGCTGGCCAGGACCTTGCTGCGCGGTGCGCGCTTCGGCGCGCTGGCGGTGATCGAACCGCAAACCGGTTCGCCGCTGGCCAGCAGGGTCGGCGTGGCCACCGACGTCGACGGCACGCCGCTAATCCTGGTGTCGATGCTGTCGGCCCATACCGGCGCCATCCTTGCCGATCCGCGCTGCTCCCTCTTGCTGGGTGAACCGGGCAAGGGCGACCCGCTGGCGCATCCGCGACTGACGCTGGTGTGCCGAGCGCGGCGGCTCGCACGCGGGTCCAGCGAACACGCCCAGGCCGAACGCCGTTACCTCAACCACAACCCCAAGGCGGCGCTTTATGCCGGGCTCGGCGACTTCTCCATCTTCCGCCTCGAACCGGAACGCGGCAGCCTCAATGGCGGCTTCGGCAAAGCCTATCTACTCGATTCCGCTGATCTTTTGACCGCGGGACCGATCGTGGCCGAGATCGCTGCCAGCGAACAATCCGCACTCGACCACATGAATGCCGACCACCTCGATGCGATCGCCGTCTATGCGGAGTATTTTGCCAAGGCCGCGAAAGGCAGTTGGACGGTTGCCGGTTTCGACGCCGACGGCATGGATCTGCTGTCGGGCGATGATGTTTGCCGGGTCTTTTTCCCGCAACCGTTGCAGGCAGCGCGAGAGCTCCGACACGTTTTGGTCGACATGGTGAAGCGCGGCCGGGCCACTGACCAGACCTAG
- a CDS encoding helix-turn-helix transcriptional regulator, which produces MVSTKLIDNAGPAAEFLMLMGNEKRLLIMSYLADGEMSVGAIADKVMLSQSALSQHLAKLRALDLVETRRDRQMIYYSCKSDSVRELLDMLDGIFGNGKDELAQMVHRLRRAGT; this is translated from the coding sequence ATGGTCTCGACAAAGCTAATTGACAACGCCGGACCGGCGGCCGAATTTCTGATGCTTATGGGCAATGAGAAGCGGCTGCTGATCATGAGCTATCTCGCCGACGGTGAAATGTCGGTTGGTGCCATTGCCGACAAGGTCATGTTGAGCCAGTCCGCATTGTCGCAGCATTTGGCCAAATTGCGGGCGCTCGACCTTGTCGAGACCCGCCGCGACCGGCAGATGATCTACTATTCCTGCAAATCGGACTCCGTGCGCGAACTGCTCGACATGCTGGACGGCATTTTCGGCAACGGCAAGGATGAGCTGGCGCAGATGGTGCACCGTTTGCGCCGCGCCGGAACTTGA